DNA from Hallerella porci:
CCGCCGTTCTTCCTGCCGATTTTCGGGTTTCGTCCGGCTCCCTTCAGGACGTTCGAGAACAGCGATATGGTCGTGGAGTCCATCACGTACAGTTTCTGCGCCCACTCATAGTCGCGGCTGTCCGGTAAAAAACGGCCGAACTTTTCGTAGAGCGACTTGTAGACGGCCTCGAAGAACTTGCAGGGGCGTCTGTTGTTCGCGTCGGAGAAAGTGCTCATCTTCAGCGGTCCCGTGAACCCGGCGTGCCACAGGTGCCTCGCTTCCGTGTTCACTCCCGTAAGGATTTCGCGCAGGGACCTGTAATTTTTGAATACAGCGAACAACAGCACGAGCAGGTGCTGGAACCCGTCGAACTTCTTGACATAGCGTTCCCCGCCAACGCTGCGGGATTGCCCCAGAATTTCGCCTTTGGAGAGGTATTTTGTGATTTGTGCGTATATCGGCTGTCCGGTAAAATTTCTACATTCCATAGTGCTTTTGAGCTTGTTTTTGATTGCAAACTGAACAATAGTCAAAAGTGGCGGCTCCCGGAAACGGAAGTCGCCTTTTTTTGTTAGATTTTAGGTTGAATTAAAAAGTTTTACCGGACACTAATAATTTTCAAACTAACTGAGCTTGAAAGTGTTGATGCCGTTGTAGATGGTCCAAGGGATAAAGGAATTGATGCAATATGGGTCAATGAACAAGAAAATGAAATTTACGTATTTCAATCAGAATTTTCCCCGTCAAATGAAGCTCAGTCTGGTGATACTAAAATACGAGAATTTGCAGGTGTAATGCAATGGTTTAAAGATGTTGAGTCAGTACAAAAACTTCAGACATCTTCAACAAACGAAGCCTTAAGGCATCGTCTAACAGATTTAAGCATTGAAAGTAAAATCGCCCACGGAAATACTGTAATTTTTGTTTATGTTACCAACAAGAAATTCGATAATAATGCCACCGAATACCTAGCAACAACTAATTTCGATGCCTATGATATAGTCAGGATTTCAGATTAATACGTCCATTTTGCCAAACCGTGCATCAAAAAGGAACCAATAACTTTAGCCATAGGGCGGCGCTGTGGCGCCGTTGCCGAAGAAAAAGGCAAAGTTTTCGGCCTGTACATTCTGCACCCGAACAACGTGGGCCGTTGCGGTCACATTTCTAATGCAAGCTATGCGGTTTCTTCAGAATCCAGAGGCAAGCATATCGGCGAAATGCTCGTGAAGGACTGCCTTGAACAGGCTAAAAAGCACGGATTTGGAGTCTTGCAGTTCAATGCCGTTGTCGAAAGCAACACTCATGCGCGCCACCTGTACGAACGTCTCGGATTTGTCCAGCTCGGCACCATCCCTAAAGGGTTTCGAATGAAAGACGGCCATTACGAAAACATCTGCCCGTACTACCACGAATTGTAAGGCTAGGAAAACATTCTATTGCAAGGATGCTTCATTTTAATGAGTGATATTTTCTCCAATTTCCCTTACTATTTCAGCAAGAACATTCTTTTCACAAGCTGAAAATTTGGAGATGGCTAGGAC
Protein-coding regions in this window:
- a CDS encoding DUF4372 domain-containing protein; translated protein: MTIVQFAIKNKLKSTMECRNFTGQPIYAQITKYLSKGEILGQSRSVGGERYVKKFDGFQHLLVLLFAVFKNYRSLREILTGVNTEARHLWHAGFTGPLKMSTFSDANNRRPCKFFEAVYKSLYEKFGRFLPDSRDYEWAQKLYVMDSTTISLFSNVLKGAGRNPKIGRKNGG